Within the Aspergillus luchuensis IFO 4308 DNA, chromosome 5, nearly complete sequence genome, the region TgaggggttgttgagatACTGGGTAGGTAGGGGGTAGTGGGATGGGACACAAAAAATCTGCCAGGCACCCAGATTGGATGTTATACGTCGTCTAGAGGTTGTCTTATAGGCTGTAAAGTTGGTTTAATACCTCCTTGTGCCACATAACTGCTCGTTAATCAACCCCTTGCGCTTGATACTTGTAGCCATCCGTTCGATGGGACTATGTCTTGAATACCATTCTCTTTATCGGATGTCCCAACAACATGCAAGGGGACTTAGATCATGTCATTATCTGTGTGAAGATGAAGTTGCAGCTTGAATAATAATGTATACACGCATCACACTAGAGGTAAGATCAACGCAGCATGAGACAAGTCTCATAAGCAGAATAATGCTACTTCATTATAAATCCCTAGATCTTCTGTTGAAAAAGTGAGAGCATCATCAAGCCAGTTCGCACTCAATAAGGCTCTCCACGCCCCTCCGCACAGTCCATATCTTGGTAATCTTGAGACCGGCGGATTCCACCAGCGCCCGCCACTGCTTCTCCGTGCGTTCAGTCGACGCAAAGTCCGCCATCATGATAATGTCCAGACTGGTAGTTTCCCAGTATGCATTCGTGCTGGGAATAACATTCTCATTTAGCAAAAGCTTGCTGTGCCCCCGCTTCATAGCAGGAATAACATTAGCCAATATCCGACGACAGTCATCGTCTGTCCAGTCATGCAAAACAGAATGCATGTAATACGCACGGGCGCCTGCATAAATGTTAGCCATTGCCTTAAATGGCTTTATACAGCACTTACCCTTGATCGGTTGTTCTGTAAAGAAGTCATGTGTCATGAGCTCAATAGCCGGATCCAGGTTCATACTTCTGGCCTGTTCCACAACCTTAGGTAGATCTTGAAGAATAAGCCGACCTGACACCTGTGGCCATTTGCGGCGGAACTCTGACAGGTCGTGTCCCAAGCTTCCCCCCATATCGACAAGCAAGGCGTCATGATCACTGATATTTGCCTCGGCAACTAGCGACAACACCGGATAGAAGCCGACATCCATCCAGCTCGGTCGTCCCTGGTGGTATACGGACATGTGATTGTTAAATTGGACGGCATGGATAGGGTTCTCTGTGAGGAAATCGAAAAAGTGGAGCGGTGTGCTGAACCCACGCTGAAAGGCGCAATCTTTCCCGTCGCTGGGGTTTCGGTAGCCCATTTTCTTGAGCTGGGCGGGAAGGGCTAGGACGCCATCAGTGATGCAACCAGTCCTAGGTCCAGTTAATAGCTAAAATAGCCAGGATGTGAGTGTAGCTTACATGCAAGGATAAGAATCACTGTATCTATTGCACATCATTGACATGGAAAATCCCGTGCGACGGTATTCATCAGGACCAGTCTCCGTGATCACGCCCATGGCCGCGAGATGCTTCAAGATGCGGGCTAAGAAGTTAACTTCCACAAATATGATAACAGCGTGGTTACTTACCAAGCATCGTTGGGTCGGCACCGGTAGCTGCGGCAAGTTGGCCAGATGTCTTCGGTTTGTCGTTCTGCGATAGGGCAGTGAAAAGCCCCAGATCGACGCCCGTCTCCAAGGCTGCATAGAGTGTGCTCTGCCATGCCCCTTAGTGTGCTTTCACTTTTGCTTAGCTAGTAGTTATGGCTCACCTGGGACCAGCAGTGTCGGATGATGGCTTCTCGAGGAGTCTCAAGAGCGTAGACCAATGATCGCGCTGCATCGAGAATCTTCGTTCGCTCGTTCTCATCATTCTCTGTGAGGTAAGCCTCACTATGCAATGCTATGCGCTTTAGAAGAGTGGGGACCTCCTCAGGGGCATTTGGAGATATGGCAATGTTGTCATCGACAAAGGCCTGCTGTGCATAATCGTCCATCCTGCCGTTCGGCTGGCAGCAGCTGTTGCCATTGGGGCTGCCCTCTGCTGCACTTATCATGGTGGCTTATAATGTATATTGGACAATGAATAGACCAGGTGAAGGGGAATCTGTGAACGACAGGTCATATCGCGGAAGATGGCTCTGTTATATCAATAGTGACTGGGCCTATGAACCATAACTCGGTACCAACGTGGCCTATCGGAAGGTACAAGAAGGGGCAAGTCTTGAAACTTGAAAGAATGGTCAAAGTGGGATCAACTATCCCATAAGGAGTATTTCGTGGCTGCCCTTACCGTGCTCCATCCCAAGCATTACCCTACTAGTTCAGGGGCTTCACCGTTAGTGACACAACGTGGCGGGAAAGTACCGACAGGAGGATCGTGATCATCATTGGACGCGTACACGTACCTCTTTTGAAGCCATACCCGGGGGTAATTTAAGAACTGGGTACATGAACAGATTAGGAAAGGTTCTTGCTCGGGTATCTACCGGTAGACCGTGCCCATCAAGTATCAACACATGCCGCCTAGAcattcattccatccatATTAGATATGAGCTGATACAGTCAATAATAGATATACAATGTGCGACTTAGATCAAACTTCAGGAGAGTCCACTACTGCACAGGACCTGACATATTGAGCCTTGACACGGGAGCATAACCAACTATCACAATAGCTAGGACACACCATTGCTGTTGGTCTGACTTGGCGGTTGTCCATTCAGCCGGATGGACCCAACGGCGTGACCCAGCCTGCTGGTGTAACTTGGGAATTGGAGCCCTTAAAAGGTCCGATATTCCTTTGAGAACGAGCTAGCGATCCTTCGGCGTTTGAGTGCTCCATCCGGAACCTTTCGTGATCATACTGCCAGATTTGATAGTCTTCGAATATCTACACTTCATTTTTGATCGTTGTATCCCGGTTCATGGCTCTGGAGCAAGGGCCAGAGAAAAGTACCACCTCACTATTATATTACCCTTGCGAGAGACTTATGACTTGTATATTGACTCAGACCCATCACAGTGGCTCGGGGTATAATGGTTATGTTAAGCTTCCTCTCAACGGCGTGGCGGCCCCACTACCCGTCTGTCAACTGACCATATGGATCCTATCCTACCAGCGGGACATCCAGTTTGTCACTGTTCGCCTTGTCTATCCACCGGTGGCACGGATCTACTGCAAGGCTACCAAAATGGGCGATCCAGGGCTAGTCAGACCAGCTAATCTCTgccagcatcagcaccgTATTATGCCTTAGCGGCCACACGGCCTTTGTGACCTTGCTGGCTCACCTTTAATCGAGAAAATTATTGGCTACCAATGCGAAATAACGAAACGATTAATACACGAAAGGAGAGGTCACTGGAAGTAAGGGATGTCTATCAGTCATCGCAATTCCCTTTCAAGGAGAATTTGATGTCACCCGCTCATCGAACAGATCGCAAAATGAAGGTGGAGGCTGAAATCCTTCGCTTGTCGGAATAATACTGTCTGCGTTTCCCTTGCTTGCCCTGCGGGTGACCGTAAATATCTGGATTCTTATTCATGCTACGTGTTCCTCGTTCGATTGTGTGTCACGTCACGAACTCCTGTGCTACACGCAACAATGGCTTCGTCAGAAGATGGAAGTGCCAGCGACAATAAAGGTCCGATGATCCTATCGGTCCTGTGGGCACTGACAGGTCTCACATCCGTCCTTGTCATAGCGCGCATGTACATCAGGACAAGTCTTTTGCACAACCTCGGACCGGACGACTGGCTGATCACAGCGTCgttggtatgtatgtaccatGCAAAGGATACAACCACTAACTTCAACAGGTGATGGGAGTCGTCTACTGTGCCATTACGACAATAAACGTGGATATCGGATATGGGAAGCATGCATGGCTATTGAGCGAAAGAACTGTGGAACGTGCCACATTCCTCAATTGCTTGAGCTTTCTTTTCGGGATAATCTCATTCGCGATTCCGAAGCTGGCGGTGACTGCGATGCTCAATCGGATCCTCAACCCAAGTATGACTCAGCGCATATGTCTGTGGACACTGACTGGATTCGCTGCGGTTGTGTCAGGGATATGCATCATTGTGCTGTTCACGATGTGCGACCCGCCTGAGGCGCTGTGGAAGACACATCTGGTGACAGAAGGCAGGGCAACCTGCAAAGACGTCTGGATTTTGATCGACTACGCAATATTCACTGGAGGTTGGTTCATGCTACCATTGATGTTTGGCAGCAGCTGACAATCCAGCCCTATCCGCGTTTGTCGATCTGATGCTGGCCGTCTATCCGAGCACGGTGCTGATGAAACTCCACATGTCGTTGCGCAAACGGCTCGCGTTGTGCGCAGCCTTGGGTCTGGGCTCGGTGTAAGTATATGCATATTCATGAGGAATCAGCGACTAACCTAGCAGTGCTTCCGCAATGGCCATCGTCAAGTGTACACAGTTAAAGGGGTTAGCCGACAAAACCGACTACACCTGTGAGcatacccaccaccacccaaaaagaaatactAACATCAGCAGACGGCACCGCCGAACTCGTCATGTGGACAAAGTAAGACCATCTCTACGACATCTCTACAATACGATAATAAACACAGACCTAAAAAATGTAGCATCGAGTCCAACGTCGTCATAATCGCCTCCTGCATCCCGACCCTCCAGCCCGTTCTCGAACTTATCCTCGGTAAACGCACCACAAGCTCCTACAACAACAGTGGCAACCGCTACAAGGGGAGTTCACAACTGCCCGATTCCTCCTACGACCATAGCAAGCTGTCCAAGCCACGAAAGCCCGACTACGAGATCACAACGGCGGGAAGTCAGGAGAGCATTCTCCGAGAGGAAACCAACGGGCGCATTGAAAGTCATCCGATGGGAGCGATTCGACGGACGGATAATGTAACCGTGGAATATGAGAGTCGGTCGAGAGAGGATCCCGAGGAGCCACGGGTGTCGTGGTAGTTTCTTATCGCTCCATCTTTTTGTATACTACTATCTTAAAAGCGTTTTCTCTCACTTCTATCCTTATCCGATCATGTGGATATATTCGTTGGTTGCGTTTTTGACCTGCTCGACACAATGCACTAACACCATCAAATCACAATGTCAGTTAATTAGCGACAAAACAAATAGAGAATCTagcatattattatattaaagcaTTCAAAGAGACAAAGCAAGTCAAACCCCAGCGATTCGATCTATCAACTACCACAATCAAACCCTGAACACCAATCAACCATCCTGTGTATAACTCACGGACCCGAAGCCACGCCACAACGAAACCAAAGTCCCACCTTCAATCTCACCACATTAACACCAACGAAACAAGCAATAACATAGGAAATAAAActtcttattatataccCATGCTGCGCAGTATCCGATCCACAGCGTACTCATTCCCTGGAATAGAAACCTGGACGCCTGATGGACAGGTACTAATTCTACTCCATAGTGGGCCCGGAACGGCCATCCGTCCAATAGTGCCATGTGGAATAGATTGAGTCCGTTGTGCTATGCTAGATGAGGAAGTAGTTTGTTTCTGAGGTTAGGACATCCTAAGAATCGAGTACAGTAGTGGAAGGATTGGCGAGGTACTTTGGCAGATGTAAGTCGAAATTTATGTTCCCCATATATCGCTCGGTCATATTACCAAAACACAATGATATTTTTGGATTTATTGCAAGGTTTTGTAAGTGGAAATTATAAATGGGGGCTTCTTTGTTTGCCAAGTCAGTCATCTAGGGCACTGTTTGGTCATGTGTAGATGTATGCTTTAAGTTCCACCTTATCTGTTCCTATTTCTGGGTAGTGTACAAATTTCAGGAGAAAATATTGCCACTGCATACTGTGTGGACTGGTATTTGAAAAGAAGTAAGTTGAGCCCGAGAAGGATTCTACACACCGTCTCGAGTTGAATCCTTCGGGATTTTCTCGGGATCGGGCATTTCCAAAGCACTGGTAGGCGTGACTACTAGATCTTTTGGCTTCCTTCACTACTAGCACCGAGCATTGACCATTTCTGGGGTACATTGGGTTCTCATTCTACATCCATCATGCCATGTACCTAGTGCAACCCGAATAAATAAACTACTTCCCGGCCATAATCCGATACCTCTCCGCGGTggccctcctcatccgcttGCCCCAAACCACCATGGGAATTATGGTCAAGGTGATGGCCAAACTAATAAATCCACATGCAATAAACATGTTCTGTGCGCCCGATCGGTCTAGCCAAGGACTTATTGCGAATGGGATGCCGATGCTGATGGCATTGCGCATGAAGGCGACTCCTGTGAAGGCATCTCCAGTAATCTGTTTAAGAAAAACTCGTGAGAAGGTGTAATCAGGTCTCATAGAAAGGTAGTGGCAGAGTGATATACTCACGTCACGGTAGGAGTCAATAACCAACGTCAGTGATGCATCGCTGATACTGCCTAGTCCGAAGCCGAACAGAGCACCACCAATGCTGGGATATATCCAGTGCATTCCCTGGTCGGGGCCCGTTAGCTTGTCTTTTAACGATCATAAGCGACGGTAAGAGGCTTACCCGTGCAATCGTGGCTCCAAACATTATCAACCCCCCAGCCATTGCAAGAGCCGGTAAATGAAGAATATACAAGCGCATCTCCGGCTCATAGTATCCTTTGTTGCGCTTTGAAAAGAACAATATAGACCAATCGCCGAGGAAGCCACCATAGACAGACCCGATGAGATTCCCGATAAACGGACCAACACTCATGAACCCGATTTGCTCAGAGGTGAAGAGATACGGGGGCAAAGGGAATACCAAGCTGAGGGTGGAGGATAGGATAGTTAGCCAGACCACACCAAAGGCATACTGCAAGGCACAGAAAAGGACAGCAGGAAAGGCAGCCACGACGTAGAAGGGACGGTAGAAATATGGCCAAATGGACTCGGGGGTGTAGGTTATCAAGGCAAATCGCTGTCTCCATGTTCTCATTGGGATCCTATAGTCTAGCTCGTGGTGATCTGCTGGTATTGGACTCGTTTCGGTTCGATTGGCAGAACACTCAATATCCCGTTTGCGATCGGCTTTGATGTTGTCGACTGTGTGCTCGCAAGATTCGTCGACGCCGGGGATGACTGGTGTATACTTGGTTTCCTCGTAGAAAAGCACGAATAAGACAAATAGAACGGCGTTAGTGATACCAAGTGTTTGGTATGATGCTCGCCATCCTTGATTTGTGGCTTGAGTCCCGGCCGCCATGGGTGTTAGAAAGCTCTGTCAAGGAATGAGTAAGCGTGTCAAGAGCAGGCAGATAATAGTCATTTCTCCACAGATTTTCACATACACCTATCATGACCATAGTCATGTACAAACCATTCATCCCTCCGCGATGGTGGACGAAAAAGAGGTCGGAGATCTGTAACAGTCAGTCAAGAATCATTGAGCAGAAGGGGTATCACTACCGTAATCTGCACGATTGATTCATTCGTTGCTCCAGCAAGCCCCTGGAGCAAGTTAGTAGCATACAATTCCGCAAGAGTATGCAACTTCGACGTCCAGAAAGAAGTTGCCAACATGAGGGCCGTCGAAACGAGATACACGGGTCTTCGGCCGAACTTCTTCGCTAGAGGAATGAAGAACACGCAGCCGACGGCAAGGCCAACGAAATTCACAGACATGGCACGGTTCAGCTGGGCATATGTCACATCGAGATCTACTACCATCAATTGCCAGAAAATTGCCTGGATCGAAAGCCTATCGACCACCATTAGCACAGAGCCATCTGTGAACGGAAGAAGTAACTAACGCTGTAAATATGAGTGCCGTCACAGCGAGAACGAGGGTAAAGTTGCATATTTTCCGCGCTGTACTCCAATTCTGCAATCGTCAGTGGTCTCGGATGTCACCAAACGCGGGACACCGACCAACGGTTCATTGGGATCGCTGGACGGGACGGGATTTAGCATAACCTGGCGGTTGCCATGTGCTCTTTCATCTTCGTCTGCTTAATGGTGAGATTAATTTGCGATGACTTCAGCTAGCCTTTTCATACCTTGGATCAGACGGAATGTCCCAGGTGGCAGATTGTCGTGTGGGTCAGGAAATAGTGGGTCGCAGGGCTGATTCTGTGCCATTAAGACTTGCTACCAAGCGAACACGGTAAATTAAGACAAAGATATTGACCAGTCAAGGGATAAACTGGGTCATTCGCTGTGATATCAAACAGTCAAGATGTAGGGACGTTCAGGGGAGTCATAACGCTATATACTATCCTGTGTATCAAGTTCGGAGCACCGACACGTACACCATACAGATAGCTCATGTCTATCAAGTGGTAGGAAGTCAATTACTTGGTATCAAGCCAAATGCGGGGGTATGCACGCAGGCGAGATAAGAATTGGCGCCAAATGGAGCCGATCTGCCATCTGCTGAAGGATGAGACCAGTGCGGGATGGGGTCGACCTGCCTGAATAGGAATGATGAATGCATATCCGCATACCGCACTAGGGGAACAAGACAGGCTGATGAGCGTGATCCCCACGATATCATTCGTCCAGCTGGCCGAGCAATTAGCGAACAGCCTTTGTGATGTTATCAATATGCATCAGATCAAACTTGGATCCAAAACAAAAGAAGCAGGTTGACCCTGCAATCTAGTCACAGGCGTCTCTCCTCGGCACCAGGACATTTATCATCCCTACATTGAACCTGAAGTATACTTCGTTGGCAACCTCCAAGTGAcgataagaataatttaacACCTGCGACTGATATGAAGGATATCAATCATCGATCGCAATGACCGCCAATCAAACGTTGCGACTCCTCCGTGTCCACGACGGTACGTCCAACCCAATCACCTCCTAGGAGCCTTTACTAAAACATATCGTCATAAAGAACGAAATTCAATAAGTGCAGTTGCAAATACAATTACTACATCTTTTGCTCAAGATCCTCTGATCACATGGTTACGCCCTCGAGCTCCGGCCTGGACGAAATATAACATCGAATTATGCAACTGGCAATATCGTCGGGTCCAGCGAGCTGTTGCAGAGGGCATAGTTCTGCAATCGGGACCGATTTACCAGATAGCCCGTTGCTTCCCTCCTAGACCTTCTGAACCGTGCCTTGTTGGACCCGATGTGAAAGGTTCAGTCGCCAAGGAGAGCTGGAGCGAGGGTGGCGATGAGGATAAGGATGCAGGAGTTGTGGCCCTCTTATTTCCTCCTCGAAGGCATCAAAAATGGACCTTAGAAAAACTGGTACTTCAATTCAAGCTGGTTCTCCTCGATATCTTTTGCGCCCGTCGTGAAAGTGGTACCGATGTACAGGTATGCTCCGAAAGCCGACCTGACAGCAGGGACGAAATATAACGGTTAAGTTTTTCAGAGACTAGAGATCATGATGAAGAGTCATGACGACACAATTGCTCGAATAAAGAAGCTGCAGCGGCTGTCCGATCTATGGTATTTGGAGGTTGTGGCTGTTCATCCCTCTCTCCAGGGTCGCAGCCTCGGCAAGAAAGCGATGACATGGGTGTTGGACCATATCAAGCACGAACCAATCTTACTAGAGTGTACAAGTGAGAGTAACATCTCGTTCTACCAAAACCTGGGGTTtgaagttgttgaagaagtcgagttgatggagggtggtgaagcaGTCAAGTTGTGGTTCATGCTACGGCAAGTTTCTAAAAGCGAACACAGTAAATAGCAAAATGAAAATGGCGAATCCACATCAGAATAGGCCAAGTTCTATTCCTCGTGACTGCGCAATCTGATGTATATTGATAGTGTTTTGAGGATAGGTCCAGTACTCTTCCAGTAACTCCAGAAGTAGTCGATATTGCTTGTTCCAGAAAGGTCCATCTGCGATTGCCACCAGGATCTTCCGGATAAATTCTCTTAAGTCGGGGTCCTTATTCAATGCATCCGTTTGAAGGCCAGCGACGAAGACAGGATAAGGAATGGCATTTATGATCAGTGTAACCTTTCCCCCTGCTTCTGAGGACGCTCGATATATAGCGTCCACGCAGCTGAGAAGTCGCGTGATGATCACCGCCGTTGTTGGAAGTGCTGATTGTCTTTGGCTTCGTCCTCGCTGTGCTGGGTTATCGTCCAGTTCAAAAGGCAGTCGCATTGCACCATGTCGGATCACCAACATCCCAGCCAGTCGATATGCTTCCCACAGCTGGCACTGCAAAAAGCACCCCCTGGAACCGGGCCAATCCCAGAAATCTTGTTCTGTTGCG harbors:
- a CDS encoding uncharacterized protein (COG:S;~EggNog:ENOG410Q2ND;~InterPro:IPR001077,IPR036388,IPR016461,IPR029063, IPR036390;~PFAM:PF00891;~go_function: GO:0008168 - methyltransferase activity [Evidence IEA];~go_function: GO:0008171 - O-methyltransferase activity [Evidence IEA]), producing the protein MISAAEGSPNGNSCCQPNGRMDDYAQQAFVDDNIAISPNAPEEVPTLLKRIALHSEAYLTENDENERTKILDAARSLVYALETPREAIIRHCWSQSTLYAALETGVDLGLFTALSQNDKPKTSGQLAAATGADPTMLARILKHLAAMGVITETGPDEYRRTGFSMSMMCNRYSDSYPCMTGCITDGVLALPAQLKKMGYRNPSDGKDCAFQRGFSTPLHFFDFLTENPIHAVQFNNHMSVYHQGRPSWMDVGFYPVLSLVAEANISDHDALLVDMGGSLGHDLSEFRRKWPQVSGRLILQDLPKVVEQARSMNLDPAIELMTHDFFTEQPIKGARAYYMHSVLHDWTDDDCRRILANVIPAMKRGHSKLLLNENVIPSTNAYWETTSLDIIMMADFASTERTEKQWRALVESAGLKITKIWTVRRGVESLIECELA
- a CDS encoding uncharacterized protein (COG:S;~EggNog:ENOG410Q1WG;~TransMembrane:6 (o20-38i50-71o91-116i128-151o180-202i214-232o)) codes for the protein MASSEDGSASDNKGPMILSVLWALTGLTSVLVIARMYIRTSLLHNLGPDDWLITASLVMGVVYCAITTINVDIGYGKHAWLLSERTVERATFLNCLSFLFGIISFAIPKLAVTAMLNRILNPSMTQRICLWTLTGFAAVVSGICIIVLFTMCDPPEALWKTHLVTEGRATCKDVWILIDYAIFTGALSAFVDLMLAVYPSTVLMKLHMSLRKRLALCAALGLGSVASAMAIVKCTQLKGLADKTDYTYGTAELVMWTNIESNVVIIASCIPTLQPVLELILGKRTTSSYNNSGNRYKGSSQLPDSSYDHSKLSKPRKPDYEITTAGSQESILREETNGRIESHPMGAIRRTDNVTVEYESRSREDPEEPRVSW
- a CDS encoding putative MFS transporter (COG:G;~EggNog:ENOG410PKKK;~InterPro:IPR020846,IPR011701,IPR036259;~PFAM:PF07690;~TransMembrane:12 (i61-84o104-121i128-145o189-207i219-237o313-331i338-358o364-386i407-428o434-458i470-489o501-523i);~go_function: GO:0022857 - transmembrane transporter activity [Evidence IEA];~go_process: GO:0055085 - transmembrane transport [Evidence IEA]) yields the protein MAQNQPCDPLFPDPHDNLPPGTFRLIQDEDERAHGNRQVMLNPVPSSDPNEPLNWSTARKICNFTLVLAVTALIFTALSIQAIFWQLMVVDLDVTYAQLNRAMSVNFVGLAVGCVFFIPLAKKFGRRPVYLVSTALMLATSFWTSKLHTLAELYATNLLQGLAGATNESIVQITISDLFFVHHRGGMNGLYMTMVMIGSFLTPMAAGTQATNQGWRASYQTLGITNAVLFVLFVLFYEETKYTPVIPGVDESCEHTVDNIKADRKRDIECSANRTETSPIPADHHELDYRIPMRTWRQRFALITYTPESIWPYFYRPFYVVAAFPAVLFCALQYAFGVVWLTILSSTLSLVFPLPPYLFTSEQIGFMSVGPFIGNLIGSVYGGFLGDWSILFFSKRNKGYYEPEMRLYILHLPALAMAGGLIMFGATIARGMHWIYPSIGGALFGFGLGSISDASLTLVIDSYRDITGDAFTGVAFMRNAISIGIPFAISPWLDRSGAQNMFIACGFISLAITLTIIPMVVWGKRMRRATAERYRIMAGK